From the Halococcus salifodinae DSM 8989 genome, one window contains:
- the prs gene encoding ribose-phosphate diphosphokinase yields the protein MIVSASTSQSLASSLAAELDEPLAATEYERFPDGELCASVPEFDADRAIVVCATTTSDAHLEALQLQDAVREAGASEVVTVLPYMGYARQDSAFAAGQPVSARAVARAISTGTDRVLTVNPHETSVSEFFDVPCDTVDAAGQLAAPLPALDDPVFLAPDAGARELATTVRDAYGEGSADHFEKTRHSATEVEIEPHAADVAGRDAVLVDDIVATGSTMATAISHLRERDAARAFVTCVHPVLAGTARTRLARAGVEAVHGTDTIERAESTVSVAPALADALSE from the coding sequence ATGATCGTTAGCGCCTCGACGTCCCAATCGCTCGCGAGTTCGCTCGCCGCCGAGCTCGACGAGCCGCTCGCGGCCACCGAGTACGAGCGGTTTCCCGACGGCGAGCTCTGTGCCTCGGTTCCGGAGTTCGACGCCGACCGCGCCATCGTGGTCTGTGCGACCACGACGAGCGACGCCCACCTCGAAGCCCTCCAGCTCCAGGACGCGGTGCGCGAGGCGGGCGCGAGCGAGGTCGTCACCGTCCTGCCGTACATGGGCTACGCCCGCCAAGATAGCGCGTTCGCGGCGGGCCAGCCCGTCTCGGCCCGTGCGGTCGCCCGCGCGATCAGCACGGGCACCGACCGCGTGCTCACCGTGAATCCTCACGAAACGAGCGTCAGCGAGTTCTTCGACGTGCCGTGTGACACCGTCGACGCCGCCGGCCAACTCGCAGCTCCCCTCCCCGCTCTCGACGATCCCGTGTTCCTCGCGCCCGACGCCGGCGCGCGCGAGCTCGCGACGACCGTTCGTGACGCGTACGGTGAGGGATCGGCCGATCACTTCGAGAAAACCCGCCACAGCGCCACCGAGGTCGAGATCGAACCCCACGCGGCCGACGTCGCCGGGCGCGACGCCGTGCTCGTCGACGACATCGTAGCCACCGGCTCGACGATGGCGACGGCCATCTCGCATCTCCGCGAGCGCGACGCCGCCCGCGCGTTCGTCACCTGCGTTCATCCTGTGCTCGCGGGCACGGCTCGAACCCGTCTCGCCCGCGCCGGCGTCGAAGCCGTCCACGGCACCGACACGATCGAACGCGCCGAGAGCACCGTGAGCGTCGCGCCAGCGCTCGCCGACGCGCTGTCGGAATAG
- a CDS encoding HVO_0234 family beta-propeller protein, protein MSSIDEKRVYGPDSDETALFVASETGLARVAVVGARIGEIELLDRDATNDLAVHDDRLAAATDEDVFLGTGEDAESTGFGRAAAVGSDGTLLAAAPDGTVARRIDGEWEIAGAVEEPHAIDGSLIAAADGVYRCTGTDCQHVGLDDANDVAAAGTPHAATTDGLYRLGNGWLPALDGTFSMVSTDRGTAELGAIGRAHAATAETLYRHTEGEWSAVDGVDRAVVDVAYGRAKSASGGGVYAVTADGTLLSETDDGWRDHPLGLRGVRAVVARPDRKQV, encoded by the coding sequence ATGAGCAGCATCGACGAGAAGCGGGTGTACGGGCCGGATAGCGATGAGACGGCGCTGTTCGTCGCCAGCGAGACGGGGCTGGCTCGCGTCGCGGTCGTCGGCGCACGGATCGGCGAGATCGAGCTCCTCGACCGCGACGCGACCAACGATCTCGCGGTCCACGACGATCGACTCGCGGCCGCGACCGACGAAGACGTGTTCCTCGGCACCGGCGAAGACGCTGAGTCGACCGGGTTCGGTCGGGCAGCGGCGGTCGGCTCGGACGGAACGCTCCTCGCCGCTGCCCCTGACGGGACCGTGGCGCGCCGCATCGACGGCGAGTGGGAAATAGCCGGAGCTGTCGAGGAGCCGCACGCAATCGACGGCAGCCTCATCGCGGCCGCCGATGGCGTCTATCGATGCACCGGCACCGATTGCCAGCACGTCGGACTCGACGACGCCAACGATGTCGCCGCCGCGGGAACGCCCCACGCCGCGACCACCGACGGTCTCTATCGACTCGGCAACGGCTGGCTGCCAGCTCTTGATGGAACATTTTCGATGGTGAGCACGGATCGCGGGACGGCCGAGCTGGGGGCGATCGGTCGGGCACACGCCGCGACCGCTGAGACGCTGTATCGCCACACCGAGGGCGAGTGGTCGGCTGTGGATGGCGTCGATCGGGCGGTCGTCGATGTCGCATACGGCAGGGCGAAATCAGCGTCCGGTGGCGGTGTCTATGCCGTCACGGCGGACGGAACGCTACTCTCTGAAACCGACGACGGCTGGCGCGATCACCCACTGGGGCTACGCGGCGTCCGGGCGGTCGTCGCACGGCCGGATCGAAAACAGGTTTAG
- a CDS encoding site-2 protease family protein has protein sequence MDDSEPRAEGPPPEAFAGLFRVAEVTVDDGQLRYYGEPLVSGERLERRLWPVFRDWGYEVRLTNEPRRDPLTGVETGGRRYVLVATPRSTGIDGVPWTNLLFAALTVLSTLVAGSRWYGADLSDPTNLLTGWPFALAVLSVLGVHELGHYALSRYHGVDASLPYFIPLPNVIGTMGAVIRMRGRMPDRKSLFDIGVAGPLAGLIATCVVTVVGLYLDPVPEPAIPITFNYPPLVQILADLTGQPLTYPGGDVVNPVVFAGWVGMFVTFLNLIPVGQLDGGHLVRAMVGKRHETVGALVPAALFGLAAYLYYVREAAFNAVFLWVLWGVFTLGFAYAGPATPIYEDGLDAKRTALGIVTFGLGALCFTPVPFELVMP, from the coding sequence ATGGACGACAGCGAGCCGCGCGCCGAGGGACCGCCGCCCGAGGCGTTCGCGGGACTCTTTCGCGTCGCCGAAGTCACCGTCGACGACGGGCAACTCCGATACTACGGCGAACCACTCGTCTCGGGAGAACGGCTCGAACGCCGGCTCTGGCCGGTGTTCCGTGATTGGGGTTACGAGGTCCGGCTGACGAACGAACCTCGGCGAGACCCGCTGACTGGCGTCGAGACCGGCGGCAGACGATACGTCCTCGTCGCCACACCGCGCTCGACCGGGATCGACGGGGTACCGTGGACCAACCTCCTCTTCGCGGCGCTCACGGTGCTTTCGACGCTCGTTGCGGGCAGCCGGTGGTACGGAGCCGACCTCAGCGATCCCACGAACCTACTGACAGGCTGGCCGTTCGCGCTCGCGGTGCTCTCGGTGCTCGGAGTTCACGAACTCGGCCACTACGCGCTGAGTCGGTATCACGGCGTCGACGCGAGTCTGCCCTATTTCATCCCGCTGCCGAACGTGATCGGGACGATGGGCGCGGTGATCCGGATGCGCGGCCGGATGCCCGATCGAAAGAGCCTGTTCGACATCGGGGTTGCCGGGCCGCTCGCCGGCCTGATTGCGACCTGCGTCGTCACGGTCGTCGGGCTGTATCTCGATCCGGTGCCCGAGCCGGCGATCCCGATCACGTTCAACTACCCGCCGCTGGTCCAGATACTCGCCGATCTCACCGGGCAGCCACTCACGTATCCGGGCGGCGATGTCGTCAACCCCGTGGTGTTCGCGGGCTGGGTCGGGATGTTCGTCACCTTCCTCAACCTGATCCCGGTGGGCCAGCTCGACGGCGGCCACCTCGTGCGCGCGATGGTCGGCAAGCGCCACGAGACCGTCGGCGCGCTGGTCCCGGCCGCGCTGTTCGGGCTCGCAGCGTACCTCTACTACGTCCGCGAGGCCGCGTTCAACGCCGTCTTCCTCTGGGTTCTCTGGGGCGTGTTCACCCTCGGCTTTGCGTACGCCGGTCCCGCAACCCCGATCTACGAGGACGGACTCGACGCGAAACGGACTGCGCTCGGCATCGTCACGTTCGGTCTCGGCGCGCTCTGTTTCACGCCGGTGCCGTTCGAGCTCGTCATGCCGTGA
- a CDS encoding DUF7123 family protein: MSTTQPTVDANPKEQRLKAYLERNAADGELYFKSKFIADEVGLSPKEIGALMCKLSDAATDLEIEKWSYTSATTWRVEPA, from the coding sequence ATGAGCACGACACAGCCCACGGTCGATGCGAACCCCAAAGAACAGCGGCTGAAGGCGTATCTCGAACGCAACGCTGCCGACGGCGAGCTCTACTTCAAGAGCAAGTTCATCGCGGACGAAGTGGGACTCTCGCCGAAGGAGATCGGCGCGCTGATGTGCAAGCTCAGCGACGCGGCGACCGATCTGGAGATCGAGAAGTGGTCGTACACCAGCGCGACGACGTGGCGCGTCGAGCCGGCGTAA
- a CDS encoding molybdopterin synthase — protein MKTLAVVGPSDSGKTTLIERLVDRLDERGSVATIKHLDHAPDIDTHGKDTDRHRSAGAAVTYGVSEDGWFATGDARDLDEILDDLAPDHDYAIVEGFSGRHLPAVVLGDRDHAGHELAAAADSDGIDLDAVCAAIDDLEPRVTLESLVTEVKSAPNADRSGAIATFTGRVRTKDADDDAPTEHLEFEAYEGVADERLAAIIDDLEARDGVQRVLAHHRTGVIAAGEDIVFVVVLAGHREAAFTAVSDGIDRLKDEVPIFKKEVTADEQFWLHERA, from the coding sequence ATGAAAACCCTTGCCGTCGTCGGCCCCTCGGACTCGGGGAAGACGACGCTGATCGAGCGACTCGTCGACCGCCTCGACGAGCGCGGATCGGTCGCCACGATCAAACATCTCGATCACGCGCCCGACATCGACACCCACGGCAAGGACACCGATCGCCACCGCAGCGCGGGCGCAGCGGTCACCTACGGCGTCAGTGAGGATGGTTGGTTCGCCACCGGCGACGCACGCGACCTCGACGAGATCCTCGACGATCTCGCACCTGACCACGACTACGCCATCGTCGAGGGCTTTTCGGGCCGTCACCTCCCGGCAGTGGTCCTCGGCGACCGCGACCACGCCGGCCACGAACTCGCGGCGGCCGCCGATTCGGATGGGATCGATCTCGACGCGGTGTGTGCGGCGATCGACGACCTCGAACCCCGTGTCACGCTCGAATCGCTGGTCACGGAGGTCAAATCCGCACCGAACGCGGACCGCTCGGGCGCGATCGCCACCTTCACCGGCCGCGTCCGGACGAAAGACGCCGACGACGACGCACCCACCGAACACCTCGAGTTCGAGGCCTACGAGGGCGTCGCCGACGAGCGTCTCGCGGCCATCATCGACGACCTCGAAGCCCGTGACGGCGTCCAGCGCGTGCTCGCCCACCACCGCACGGGTGTCATCGCCGCGGGCGAGGACATCGTGTTCGTGGTGGTGCTCGCGGGCCACCGTGAGGCGGCGTTCACGGCGGTTTCGGACGGTATCGACCGACTCAAGGACGAAGTCCCGATCTTCAAGAAGGAGGTCACGGCCGACGAGCAGTTCTGGCTCCACGAGCGCGCGTAA
- the pyrH gene encoding UMP kinase produces the protein MKLVLSLGGSVLAPRDPERVGAHAAVIEDLVEAGHTVGAVVGGGTVAREYIHTARELGANEIELDQLGVDTTRLNARLLIAALSERAATRPARNYETAGAALRRGEIAVMGGVAPGQTTDAVSAALAEYAGADLLVYATSVPGVFDADPAEDDSAHRFEELSATELVDVIADIEMTAGASAPVDLLAAKIIERSGVRTVVLDGTDPDRVAEVVDTGSHDGTDIIPQAADEPTYWAMDD, from the coding sequence ATGAAACTCGTTCTCTCGCTCGGTGGGAGCGTTCTCGCACCGAGGGATCCCGAACGCGTCGGCGCACACGCTGCCGTCATCGAGGATCTCGTCGAGGCGGGCCACACCGTCGGTGCGGTCGTCGGCGGCGGCACCGTCGCTCGCGAGTACATCCACACCGCCCGCGAGCTCGGCGCGAACGAGATCGAACTCGATCAGCTCGGCGTCGACACCACCCGGCTCAACGCCCGCCTCCTGATCGCGGCGCTCTCAGAGCGCGCAGCGACACGCCCCGCACGCAACTACGAGACCGCAGGCGCGGCGCTCAGACGCGGCGAGATCGCGGTCATGGGTGGCGTCGCACCCGGCCAGACCACCGATGCGGTGAGCGCCGCGCTCGCGGAGTACGCCGGCGCGGATCTGCTGGTGTACGCCACTAGCGTTCCGGGCGTGTTCGACGCCGATCCCGCCGAGGACGACAGTGCGCATCGGTTCGAGGAGCTCTCGGCCACCGAACTCGTCGACGTGATCGCGGACATCGAGATGACGGCCGGCGCGAGCGCTCCCGTGGATCTGCTCGCGGCGAAGATCATCGAGCGCTCGGGCGTTCGGACTGTCGTGCTCGACGGCACCGACCCCGACCGGGTCGCGGAGGTCGTCGACACCGGCAGCCACGACGGCACCGACATCATCCCCCAAGCCGCGGACGAACCCACCTACTGGGCGATGGATGACTGA
- the lysS gene encoding lysine--tRNA ligase — MTDERSTGSETPDDAVDDPYVLSGSQPHDFWAESVAKRIIERNPDDPIVIKGGISPSGVPHLGNMNEIARGYFVAEALRDRGRTVRQIFTADDRDPLRKVPRKLADLDGNVVGLDEVDAGALGRNLGKPYTAIPDPFGCCDSYGAHFSNLIERSAELLDIPVETVSNTERYESGAFDDVIHQLLEHREQARSVLAKYQDKVDDDYVPFRPICAECGHVTETDAVQSVDLDAETVEYVCTDVEAGDRIIEGCGHEGTATFREGKLPWRFEWPAQWQVLDVDFEPFGKDHAEGSWPSGADIARNVLGDTPPVPMAYEWFTLDGEPFSSSTGHVIMVQDALEFLEPEVLRYFFTKDPSRARDFSIERADQLVDEFDEFERTYFGEFASGHKMEGEAEAAYPLLVESTAEQPIRLPYTFAAVLGMTDDIELREKMARRQDHIPESAPKRSVEEALGRVEYARTWAERVDNAYNYRLAADLPTTEFDATTAAALDDLADFVEAGHDGEAIQSHIFETARRHDLDPGDLFAAGYRLFFDTDQGPQLGTFLADLDRAFVVRRLRREA; from the coding sequence ATGACTGACGAGAGGTCAACCGGCAGCGAAACGCCCGACGACGCCGTCGACGACCCGTACGTCCTCAGTGGTTCGCAGCCACACGACTTCTGGGCCGAGTCGGTCGCAAAGCGAATCATCGAACGCAACCCGGACGATCCCATCGTCATCAAGGGCGGGATCTCGCCGTCGGGAGTACCCCATCTCGGGAACATGAACGAGATCGCGCGGGGGTACTTCGTGGCCGAGGCGCTGCGTGACCGGGGGCGGACGGTGCGACAGATCTTCACCGCCGACGACCGTGATCCGCTTCGGAAGGTTCCCCGCAAGCTCGCCGACCTCGACGGCAACGTCGTCGGACTCGACGAGGTCGACGCCGGCGCGCTCGGTCGCAATCTCGGCAAACCCTACACCGCGATCCCCGACCCGTTCGGCTGCTGTGATTCGTACGGAGCACACTTTTCGAACCTCATCGAACGGAGCGCAGAGTTGCTCGACATCCCCGTCGAGACGGTCTCGAACACCGAGCGCTACGAGTCGGGTGCGTTCGACGACGTGATTCACCAGCTCCTCGAACACCGCGAACAGGCACGGAGCGTGCTCGCGAAGTACCAGGACAAAGTCGACGACGACTACGTTCCCTTCCGGCCTATCTGCGCCGAGTGTGGCCACGTCACCGAGACGGACGCCGTCCAGAGCGTCGATCTCGACGCTGAAACCGTCGAGTACGTCTGTACTGACGTCGAGGCCGGCGATCGGATCATCGAGGGCTGCGGTCACGAAGGGACCGCCACCTTCCGCGAGGGAAAGCTCCCGTGGCGCTTCGAGTGGCCCGCCCAGTGGCAGGTGCTCGACGTGGACTTCGAGCCGTTCGGGAAGGACCACGCCGAGGGCTCGTGGCCGAGCGGGGCCGATATCGCCCGGAACGTCCTCGGCGACACTCCACCAGTCCCGATGGCCTACGAGTGGTTCACGCTCGACGGCGAGCCGTTCTCGTCCTCGACGGGCCACGTCATCATGGTTCAGGACGCCCTGGAGTTCCTCGAACCCGAGGTGCTCCGGTATTTCTTCACCAAAGACCCGAGCAGGGCACGGGATTTCTCCATCGAGCGCGCCGATCAGTTGGTGGACGAGTTCGACGAGTTCGAACGGACGTACTTCGGTGAGTTTGCATCGGGACACAAAATGGAGGGCGAGGCCGAAGCGGCCTACCCACTGCTCGTCGAATCCACAGCCGAGCAGCCGATTCGCCTTCCGTACACCTTCGCCGCCGTGCTCGGCATGACCGACGACATCGAACTCCGTGAGAAGATGGCTCGTCGTCAGGACCATATTCCCGAGAGTGCCCCAAAGCGTTCGGTCGAGGAGGCTCTCGGGCGTGTCGAATACGCACGCACGTGGGCAGAGCGCGTCGACAACGCCTACAACTACCGCCTCGCGGCCGACCTCCCTACCACGGAGTTCGACGCCACCACCGCGGCCGCGCTCGACGACCTCGCCGACTTCGTCGAGGCGGGCCACGATGGCGAGGCGATCCAGAGCCATATCTTCGAGACAGCACGGCGACACGACCTCGACCCCGGCGACCTGTTCGCCGCTGGCTACCGACTCTTCTTCGACACCGACCAGGGGCCACAGCTCGGCACCTTCCTCGCCGATCTCGACCGCGCGTTCGTGGTCCGTCGCCTCCGGCGCGAAGCGTAG
- a CDS encoding site-2 protease family protein, whose product MVSTLVWVLSGFLLYTLVATALQSWGVLPSSVRVSGPITTIHTQRGKQFLDWLATPKRFWRAWANVGVGIALVVMVGSFLAVIVSAVQIFNRPESTVIRQPQDALVIPGVNQFLPLSVAPEIVFGLLVGLVVHEGGHGLLCRVEDIDIESMGLALLAVIPMGAFVEPDEESQATADRGGRTRMFAAGVTNNFAITVITFALLFGPVVGSIAVAPGVAVGGALNGTPAADAGIDRGDVITGVDGQAVANASEFDAALADANRTVDVSLQDGNTTTVQRSVVVTSAVADGPLAKGTTIEAVNGTTVGTERAFRAALDNRSTAQLSTDNGTVTIPVGAAATVTPGGPLANVSDGLAGESAVITHIAGERTPNRTALSNELDGTESGETVRVTAAVNGDRGNYSVRLGENPDTGSGFLGVRISPGTTGLVVDDFGIRSYPASQYLGLLGGDGAGGDGAGGAGGLGGSLIAQFLVVISLPFAGAVPGGGGLVSFAGFVGPVRQYFTVTGPLSFLGGGVFTLANVLFWTGWINVNLGLFNCIPSFPLDGGHIFRASTEAVVSRLPIGSRQALAGAVTTAVTLTMVGALVVMIFGPTLLTG is encoded by the coding sequence ATGGTTAGCACGCTGGTATGGGTGCTTTCGGGGTTTCTCCTCTATACGCTCGTTGCGACGGCGCTCCAGTCCTGGGGCGTCCTGCCGAGTTCGGTCCGGGTGTCGGGCCCGATCACGACGATCCACACTCAGCGTGGGAAGCAGTTTCTCGACTGGCTCGCGACGCCGAAGCGGTTCTGGCGGGCGTGGGCCAACGTCGGCGTCGGGATCGCGCTGGTAGTGATGGTCGGCTCCTTCCTCGCGGTGATCGTGAGTGCCGTCCAGATCTTCAACCGGCCCGAGTCCACGGTCATCAGACAGCCACAGGACGCGCTGGTGATCCCCGGCGTCAACCAGTTTTTGCCGCTGTCGGTCGCCCCCGAGATCGTGTTCGGCCTCCTGGTCGGATTGGTGGTCCACGAGGGCGGCCACGGCCTGCTCTGTCGGGTCGAGGACATCGACATCGAGTCGATGGGGCTCGCGCTGCTCGCGGTGATCCCGATGGGCGCGTTCGTCGAACCCGACGAAGAGAGCCAGGCGACCGCCGACCGTGGGGGCCGGACCCGGATGTTCGCCGCGGGCGTCACCAACAACTTCGCGATCACGGTGATCACGTTCGCCCTCCTCTTCGGTCCGGTGGTCGGCTCGATCGCAGTCGCGCCCGGCGTAGCGGTCGGCGGCGCGCTCAACGGCACTCCTGCGGCCGACGCCGGGATCGATCGCGGCGACGTCATTACTGGTGTCGACGGTCAAGCGGTGGCGAACGCGAGCGAGTTCGACGCTGCCCTCGCCGACGCGAACCGCACAGTCGACGTCTCGTTGCAGGACGGCAACACCACCACGGTACAGCGGTCAGTCGTCGTCACCAGCGCGGTCGCGGACGGTCCGCTCGCCAAGGGGACGACGATCGAGGCGGTCAACGGCACCACCGTCGGCACCGAGCGCGCCTTCCGCGCGGCGCTCGACAACCGATCAACGGCACAGCTTTCGACCGACAACGGGACCGTGACGATCCCCGTCGGCGCGGCCGCGACCGTCACGCCCGGTGGCCCGCTGGCGAACGTGAGCGACGGCCTCGCGGGTGAGTCGGCCGTCATCACCCACATCGCCGGCGAGCGCACGCCGAATCGAACGGCGCTGAGCAACGAGCTCGATGGAACCGAATCGGGCGAGACGGTGCGCGTCACGGCGGCCGTGAACGGCGACCGCGGGAACTACTCGGTGCGGTTGGGCGAGAACCCCGACACCGGCAGTGGGTTCCTCGGCGTCAGAATCTCGCCGGGCACGACCGGGCTCGTGGTCGATGACTTCGGGATTCGGTCGTATCCCGCCTCGCAGTATCTCGGCTTGCTCGGCGGCGACGGTGCGGGTGGCGACGGAGCGGGCGGAGCCGGTGGACTGGGTGGTTCGCTGATCGCCCAGTTCCTCGTGGTGATCTCGCTGCCGTTCGCGGGGGCGGTCCCAGGAGGTGGCGGGCTCGTCAGCTTTGCGGGCTTCGTCGGCCCGGTTCGGCAGTATTTCACCGTCACGGGGCCGCTGTCGTTCCTCGGCGGTGGCGTGTTCACCCTCGCGAACGTGCTGTTCTGGACCGGCTGGATCAACGTCAACCTCGGGCTGTTCAACTGCATTCCATCCTTCCCGCTCGACGGCGGCCACATCTTCCGGGCAAGCACCGAAGCGGTGGTCTCCCGACTCCCGATCGGAAGTCGCCAGGCGCTTGCCGGCGCAGTGACGACGGCGGTGACGCTCACGATGGTCGGCGCGCTCGTCGTGATGATCTTCGGGCCGACGTTGCTGACCGGCTGA
- a CDS encoding universal stress protein — MGRRLLVPLTDSTHSWPGLDHALTVFPKADVTVLNVIDPTGAGYGERSGDSESDADTAETAAEELFAAADELAAEYGATLDTAVVEGRPADAITAYADDHDIDAIVMGSRGRSGVSRVLLGSVAGTVVQDSSVPVTVVP; from the coding sequence ATGGGCCGACGACTGCTCGTCCCGCTGACCGACTCGACACACTCGTGGCCCGGACTCGACCACGCACTCACGGTCTTCCCGAAGGCCGACGTCACCGTACTGAACGTCATTGACCCCACGGGAGCGGGCTACGGCGAGCGATCCGGCGATAGTGAATCGGACGCCGACACCGCCGAAACGGCTGCCGAGGAGCTGTTCGCGGCGGCCGACGAGCTGGCGGCGGAGTACGGCGCGACGCTCGATACGGCGGTCGTGGAGGGTCGTCCTGCCGATGCCATCACCGCGTACGCCGACGATCACGATATCGACGCGATCGTCATGGGCAGTCGCGGGCGCTCCGGCGTCTCGCGCGTTCTGTTGGGAAGCGTCGCGGGAACGGTCGTGCAGGATTCGTCCGTTCCGGTGACTGTCGTTCCCTGA
- a CDS encoding HPP family protein codes for MDDRLATGLHTGLLIAVIGVLAWATGLPALFPSLGPSAFVLATFPESEASDTRRVVVSHAIGVVAGLAAYHLFAGGIVVTSEIAPLSLLGLRLAASGVGAIVLTVMGMIHLGVRHPPACATTLIVALGLLSNPLEGVLIVAAVVVLVVIQRLLLLTDAALDRRGVFAIGRSRSD; via the coding sequence ATGGACGATCGGCTCGCCACGGGCCTCCATACGGGGCTGCTCATCGCCGTTATCGGTGTGCTCGCGTGGGCAACGGGCCTGCCGGCGCTGTTTCCGAGCCTCGGCCCCTCGGCGTTCGTTCTCGCCACCTTCCCCGAGAGCGAGGCGAGCGACACCCGGCGAGTGGTCGTGAGCCACGCGATCGGTGTCGTCGCCGGCCTCGCTGCGTACCATCTCTTCGCCGGCGGTATCGTCGTGACGAGCGAGATCGCGCCGCTCTCGCTCCTCGGCCTCCGACTCGCCGCCAGCGGGGTCGGAGCCATCGTGCTCACCGTGATGGGGATGATCCATCTCGGTGTCCGCCATCCGCCGGCGTGTGCGACCACGCTGATCGTCGCGCTCGGGCTGCTATCGAACCCTCTCGAAGGCGTCCTGATCGTCGCTGCCGTGGTCGTTCTCGTCGTGATCCAGCGATTGCTCCTCCTGACCGACGCGGCACTCGACAGGCGTGGCGTTTTCGCCATCGGTCGATCGCGTTCCGACTGA
- a CDS encoding formate/nitrite transporter family protein — MSANEDGPTGATLSYRKILEREMENALKEMDRPAVGTFISGFSAGLNLSFGALFMAMVLTFAGGFDSTLTKQVTLAGVSSIAFLFVVIGQTELFTAHSTMAVLPVLDGRASLRDLGRIWSVTYVSNLLGCAAFVALIAAIGEPMGIADPSAFGSLAGALVGLPWWTITLSGVVAGWLMGMATWLSAASRDTVGRIIFVLLTTAAIGFGPFHHAILGTTEVLSAIVLDAGVAPGAFVPFIVFTTIGNVLGGTVFVALLNYGHIALAGEEKDVDFQANGIEDS; from the coding sequence ATGAGTGCAAACGAGGACGGTCCCACCGGCGCGACGCTCTCCTATCGCAAGATCCTCGAACGCGAGATGGAGAACGCCCTGAAGGAGATGGACCGGCCCGCGGTCGGGACGTTCATCTCGGGCTTTTCGGCCGGTCTCAACCTGAGCTTCGGCGCGCTGTTCATGGCGATGGTGCTGACCTTCGCGGGCGGGTTCGACTCGACGCTCACCAAACAAGTCACGCTCGCGGGCGTCTCCTCGATCGCGTTTCTGTTCGTCGTCATCGGCCAGACCGAACTGTTCACCGCCCACTCCACGATGGCCGTCCTCCCGGTGCTCGATGGCCGGGCCTCGCTCCGCGACCTCGGGCGCATCTGGAGCGTGACCTACGTCTCGAACTTGCTCGGCTGTGCGGCGTTCGTCGCGCTCATCGCGGCGATCGGCGAACCGATGGGGATCGCCGATCCGAGCGCGTTCGGCTCGCTCGCGGGCGCGCTCGTCGGCCTTCCGTGGTGGACGATCACCCTTTCGGGAGTCGTCGCGGGGTGGCTGATGGGGATGGCAACGTGGCTGTCGGCCGCCAGCCGCGACACCGTCGGTCGGATCATTTTCGTGTTGCTCACGACCGCCGCCATCGGGTTCGGTCCGTTCCACCACGCGATCCTCGGCACGACCGAGGTGCTCTCGGCGATCGTACTCGATGCGGGCGTCGCGCCGGGCGCGTTCGTCCCGTTCATCGTCTTCACGACCATCGGCAACGTGCTCGGTGGGACGGTCTTCGTCGCGCTCCTCAACTACGGCCACATCGCCCTCGCGGGCGAGGAGAAGGATGTCGACTTTCAGGCGAACGGTATCGAGGATTCCTGA